The proteins below come from a single Macrobrachium rosenbergii isolate ZJJX-2024 chromosome 50, ASM4041242v1, whole genome shotgun sequence genomic window:
- the LOC136832773 gene encoding protein cueball-like, whose translation MASTTKWILFVALFALSSCTDLVAVYKHDILLLRDVDKIPLGSPPVSWESYVLKVPKPFSYPVGLTYDPKGRRLFVAEAIHEDSKIFSLNLDEDYIVKNMQSVVRTTNNTIMEGLTYDPRTEHLYWTDSYNHGVYKTLVSSEQKENPAPKPEPAHMFGNVIEPRGIAIDYCNELMYWSERDASGNVPSSIEVCDLQGPTHTVLMQDKDQKVKIFYQGLTYDIRGGKLLWAETVGDDVEQSYCRIISYEFGQTLPEREVLVSLENCYPFSLTTDENFIYWADWGQQGIMRASRKNPDDVIKLVHTPQIDSKYGEHHGVYGLAILGGLTDDSIQEACKGKINSQRKANEKEVDSGVFTPPTVLEQTKEEFDSEQKSHIKNSENNKSDRQMEGKSEGHFSEDHQEAEGGLFTTDTTQQLMMQSHMCSENQLLIIVIVLGLFCIIFFLSTLALVYKLWFQRKVTRVRKELPVTVSERAIEALPHQPKRFGPKIRPDLRGGACNAEHDGVSINIEDCCQMTLCDTPCYTTIKKEGRGYKVKSMCNKPKTDDKKGLLDDMDDLSNL comes from the exons ATGGCTTCCACAAcaaaatggattttatttgtcGCTTTATTCGCCCTCTCCTCCTGTACCG ATTTGGTAGCTGTATACAAACACGATATTCTCCTTTTGCGTGATGTGGATAAGATCCCCTTAGGCAGCCCTCCCGTCAGTTGGGAGTCTTACGTTTTGAAAGTTCCAAAGCCTTTCTCCTATCCAGTGGGATTGACTTATGATCCCAAAGGACGTCGATTGTTTGTGGCAGAAGCAATCCATGAAGACAGCAAGATTTTCTCTCTCAATCTGGATGAAGATTATATTGTGAAAAACATGCAGTCCGTTGTCCGAA CAACAAACAACACCATAATGGAGGGCTTGACCTACGATCCAAGAACAGAGCACTTATACTGGACTGATTCGTACAATCATGGTGTGTATAAAACACTTGTATCCagtgaacaaaaggaaaatccAGCACCTAAACCTGAACCAGCTCACATGTTTGGAAATGTGATTGAACCTCGAGGAATAGCCATAGATTATTGCAATGA GTTAATGTATTGGAGTGAACGAGATGCATCAGGAAATGTACCAAGCAGTATTGAAGTGTGTGATCTCCAGGGCCCAACTCACACAGTCCTTATGCAAGATAAAGaccaaaaagtgaaaatattttaccag gGCTTAACTTACGATATTCGTGGAGGAAAGCTACTGTGGGctgagacagttggagatgatgTTGAACAGAGCTACTGTAGGATTATTAGTTATGAATTTGGACAAACATTACCAGAGCGAGAAGTTCTTGTTAGTCTGGAAAACTGCTATCCATTTTCTTTGACAACTgatgaaaacttcatttattgGGCGGACTGGGGGCAGCAGGGAATAATGAGAGCATCTCGCAAAAATCCTGATGATGTTATAAAACTTGTCCACACTCCTCAGATTGATTCTAAATATGGAGAACACCATGGAGTTTATGGTCTTGCAATTTTAGGTGGCCTTACAGATGATTCTATACAGGAAGcttgcaaaggaaaaattaactccCAAAGGAAAGCCAATGAAAAAGAGGTTGATTCTGGTGTATTTACACCACCCACAGTCCTAGAGCAGACAAAAGAGGAATTCGATTCAGAACAAAAATCTCATATAAAAAACAGTGAGAATAACAaatcagacagacagatggaaGGAAAGTCAGAAGGACATTTTAGTGAAGATCATCAAGAAGCTGAGGGAGGTCTATTCACAACTGATACAACCCAACAGCTAATGATGCAGTCACATAT gtGCAGTGAAAATCAGCTGCTCATTATCGTTATCGTTTTGGGTCTCTTTTGCATTATATTCTTCTTGTCAACTCTTGCCCTTGTGTATAAACTTTGGTTCCAACGTAAAGTAACGCGCGTCAGAAAAGAGCTTCCAGTTACAGTTTCTGAAAGAG CTATTGAAGCTTTACCACATCAACCAAAGCGCTTTGGACCCAAGATCAGGCCAGATTTGAGAGGAGGAGCATGCAATGCAGAACATGATGGTGTTAGCATCAACATTGAAGATTGTTGCCAAATGACACTATGTGATACT CCGTGTTACACCACTATCAAGAAAGAAGGGCGAGGCTACAAGGTGAAGAGCATGTGCAATAAGCCCAAGACTGACGATAAAAAGGGATTACTGGATGACATGGATGACCTCTCTAATTTGTGA